The Oreochromis aureus strain Israel breed Guangdong linkage group 15, ZZ_aureus, whole genome shotgun sequence genome contains the following window.
ctcacccaggaaacacgcagataGAGAGctgtcaccctgtaaccatggcaatcgtaacgctgccgcctggaacaacattacgtagctgtcaaacaaacccaaacaatcatgacccgcgacaatatgaaacagggaagtaccgccgtgtaatccatttatttcaacaaagtaactgtattctgaataccacctttttaaacggtaactgtaacggaatacagttactcatattttgtattctaaatacgtaacggcggtacatgtattccgttactccccaacactggccTCAGGCCtgtgtaaccatggcaaccattTTTTGAAAAGACATCAGAATGAGACAAACAATTTTTAGACAACAGCATGACTTCAAATGAGAACAGCAGTATGCTGACCAACTGTTCCTTATCAGTCTGCTTATTTAGGCTGATTGTTACTTATTTGTTATTGGAACTGTTCTAAGCACTAGTCTCTAGGTAAAGGGAGGAAAATGTGATGGTGGTCCGGAAAGCCCTGCCAAAAAAGCGAGAAAGCCCACATTAAACACAGGAGAACGCTGGCTTCACTTGGTGAGCGCCAAGTGCTGAATACCAGGATCAAACCTCTCAGGCCTTCAGCCCAGTCAGCAGGACAGGCCTTTGTGTGGGATGAGGGAGCAAGGGGGCAGCCCTGGGTGCTAAACCAGCCAAGAGCAACACATGAAGGGAAAAAAGTCTCAGTAGAACCTAAACTTGATCTAGTGATTAAGCAAGaaaagctgatttttttcaatCATCTGACTTTacttaaataaaaacagtgcaCACTCAAACAGATAAATTGTAGCACTTTCTAGGAAGTTATATTTCATGAGAGCTTTATAAGCTAGGACAAATGATAAATAATCTGTTAATGTTTCACAGATCAACAGtatccaaaaatatttttttatcattGCAAGGTTGTAAAAATTTGCTTTGGCTTAAATATAAACCCCTATTTAATGCCCCTGTGTACAcacagtgtatgtgtgtttgaagGTGAAACAGGCATGAAACATTCAAAAAGAGAGGGCAGTGAAAGATTACTTGTCATCTTGTTCACTAGCCCTTGAGGTCAGAAACTGATATAATGTAATTGTAGATTTAATGGCTGATTGTTACAAATAAAACATCTGActcaagaaacaaacaaaactcaacaaaAGTCTGAAGGGAGCCAGGAAGAAATGTCCAAAATCTTCAGCTTgtgcaaacaaaacaagagcGTGAGGTTCATCTTGGGCAGAAAGTCCTGCTGACAGCAGTTATTTGGTTTCACAGAGAAGGAAAGTCCACCGTGGGCTATTTAAAGTTTACATGTATCTtccacaaacctgtcaaacatGTCAGGTTGTTGAGATTTGCAAAGTTGAGACAAATGCCTCTTTTTGAGATGTGCGATAATTACTTTCAAGTTACTGTGGAAAAGTTGACTAACTGGCCGGCTGAAAAGTTTCCTGCCAGGGGAGGAAAAGAACAACAGTTCAGATTTTTGCCAGTTCCGTCTACTGGGATCCTTCCCCACATCTGCTGGTGAACATGCATTAACACACACATAGTGCTCATGTGCATAAACACGGGCTGATAATGTCTGGAAAGTtgcagtaaacaaacaaacattacttGTTCATTTGATTTCATTGCTTCTTCATTTGATTAACATATTCACCAGCACCAAGCAGCAGAGAGACACAATTAGAGCTTGGGTGGCAAGTATATTTGAGCTTTCAGCAACTGAAGTGACCTCTGAAAAGTGAAACTGGTTGACTTTTGGTGACTCACCCAGATTGCAGGCTTGGCTGTTTAGGGCGTAGAGCTGCTGCTGATAGGCCCACTCCTTGTCGTTGGGAGCGGAGATGATGAACAGGCGACGTCTCCATCGGAACCTGCAATCACAGAAAATTTGGGTCCGGATTTAAGTGGCACTTTGGTCCCGCAGTGAGAGCTCTGTACCAAGACAAGGAGTTTGTGCTTGTGTGCTACATATTCCCCCTATTACTGCCAGAGGGTGACAACCCGGAATTATGGTCAAAAACCTGCCAGATCTCTACACTGTGTTCGGGGGCGATTCAGGTCTCCATGGCAACAAAAGACAGCCTGTCTTTAGACATCTCCAGGAGAAAATGTGACTGAAATGATTCAGCCTTGAGGAATGGCAGggtttttgttacttttgattttcatggaacacacacatgaaggCTGCTGCAGTCTGCCAAGTGCTGCTCAGAATTATTTAATTGTGGTCCAGCTGACTGCAACAGATATTTGACTGATGTGGACACGGCATGATGGGACCACCCAGTAATTCCAACTACACAGACTATATCGATCCTTGGGGGAACAACCTATATATGGCATCAATCTCAATAAAATGTTGTAATAGAAACTGTACTGAATACCTCAATTTGTCATGCAAATCTTGCACCTATGGAATGGTTTGTGCATGTTATTTTTAAGCTACAAGTTAATGCTAAATCAGCATGGGTGCTCTTATCCAGTGTTAATTTCACTGACCAATTATTTTTGTCATAATTTTTGTCAGTTACCTTTGTTTTCATGATGAAAGGGAGACAATAACTAACTAAAAACTAGTGCACAAGACAAAAAAGTGCGATGGAATATATTGATACTTtggtctaaaaaaaaagaaaaaaaaaaaagtgaaatccAATCAGAAATATTTAAGCCGTGTACAAAGGCGGGACGAGTTTAGAAGTGACCCAATCAGATGTAATCACCCTGTGCataaaatgtgacaaaatatCGAAAcctgggaggaagaggagagtgAGCATATgcacacatttcacatttgATATCAAGGAAAATAAGATGGAAACAAACCTTTACACTTTTAATGATATTTAACAGactaaaaatagaaatagactgaaactacaatatttcaGATGCCTAAATTATGACTAAAACTTATTCAAAAGACTATGACTAAAAcaatcaaaattaaaaatgtaaaacaatcaCAGCAGTGTACACAAATCCATTCTTGTGTGATCCCCGAACAGTTTATGATTGCAGCTTATTAACCAAGCTTGCTAGTGTTAGCTAATAACTTTCTCAACCTGAACCTGAATTGTGTCTCCAAAAACACCACACCATATTGCTAAAATGTAAGGTTTTCAAAACaagtggatcagtgaatcagtGGCTCTGTCCATCTTTTGTCTACAGGCTTTATTAACTGATCTCACTCATGGGCGAATATCAGCAAATCCCTGCTGATAGTTCTTAAGATGTCTTTGTcaggaaaaaaaggttttaatgttTGTACATCCACAGTGTTTTGGTCATGCCCTATATTTCCACAGAAATCCTCACCTGGAGAGAAAGTTTTTCAAAGATCTGGGCTTGTCTTCCTTCTTACAGACCACTCCATCTCTCTTCTGCTGCTCCATCTCTCGGATTCGGGAGGAGAAGGTGTCGATGTAGTTAAATACAGCCTTCATGGCAATGGGAACCTCATAGGATTGCTGACAAACAAGATTGACAAGAACCAGTCATACGCTCCCAAAGGTCGAGTCTGAGGTGAAACcacagaataaataaatcaaaatccCTGTcgacaaaaaataaaagaataagtaACACTACAGTACAGCGGGCATTAAAATAGAAATCCACTGCATGAAAATGGTGAAACTCCTTCCAGTAATGTGATTATATGAAGTTATGCATGTTAGTAAATGTGGTGTGGCCTTTACCACATCCCAGCAAATCTTTATAACAACTTCTGGGAAGCAGCAAAACCAAGTATCTCGTTTCATCCTAACAGGACACAACACAAACATCTGAAATGcgcacaaaaatgtaacacgCTTGTACATCTTCCTCAAGACATGCTGAAGTTGCCATTCTGATTCTTTCACACCTTTCCTTGCACTGCGCTCTCTGTCCTTTTTCTGTCtaatacacacacccacatccGTGTACATTCACAGACTCCTCTGTCTCTGCTGCTGACAGCAGAGGATGTGAACACTGGCGTCTTTGATGAATCTGTCTGAAAAACAGGCTGGTGATTTATCCTGGCACACTCTTATGCACAGATGTTGAGCAAATGTCATGTTGTGTAAATTTAAACAGTATTTTAGTAAAAGCACCATGTTGGCAGTATTAGggcagagaaaaagagaaagatttAATGGAAGTGTAAGCAGATAAGTTGTGAATCAGTGAACACTGGAAGAGGACCAACCGAGCAACAGCAGTGCTGTGAATCAAGGTTGTTTAAAAGTATTAGTCAGGACTATGTGAAAGGGCAAGTAAAAAAGTATGATTAAAATCCTCCCTGCTAAAATACCATAGTATATTTAGAGGTCTTTCACAACTCAGTGACTGAATCCCTTAAGGCTATGTTCCAGGAAGGCAGGACTTTTGACACAGCTGATCATGCAGTCTTGGTGAATATGCTACATGACAACAGTCTTGTCCAAGAACGCTGTAACTTAGTTTTGAAATAAGTCAACTAGACCATGACGTGTCTGCTTTCCTGggtcttcttctgtgttttttcctgtttccaaAGAAAAGaatttggatgtgtgtgtgcatccaaAGGCACTTTGCATTGGTTACATTGTTGCTCTACTTGGTTCCTTCTTATTTTTTGTATGTACATGTGTAACAGCCATACCCAGTACCGCCTTCACTTTCACAATATTTTACAAATATTTgtttcccagagtcagaacagACATTACAAAGAAGCATTTACCGATGCAGGCTATGCTACGTGGCCTAATCTACATGGGGATATCTTTTATGGATGTTTTCCATTTCCCTGCATTGCTTCTCTTCTCTTCGTGTCATGTCAGCTATTTACAGTGCAGCTGACTGAGAAGAGCTTACACTGCAAATGCTTGTTAAAGGCTCTTTGAGACTGATGGTGGCACTTGAACCTAAAGGTTAGTGTGAGCCTGCTATTATAGTTACTCACAATGACAACACATCACTATCATGCTAACCGTCTTGTTAGCATGTACTAATTAGTCCCAAACATAACATGGAGCTGAGGCTGATTGGAATGTCACAGGGTTTTTTGACATCATATGTTTAGACTGTTTAGCTTACACGTATGTACCTCATTGCATGTTTATTGGGCACCGATGCattacaaatatatattttctcatttatttttttaacaccttgttttgtgttttcttaacACTTGACTAAAACAAGACCATTTAATTTTGGTATCTCACCATAGCACAGTTAAAACAAAGTTAATTTGGAGTAGAAACCAAGTGTAGACATATAAAGTGAACACTAGATATATCTGTATGCCCATCCACATCATCTTTGCCTATATTGACAGCTGTTTATCTCTCTGCTTCAAGCTTTACAGGTACATTAATGACAGTTCTCATATTTAGGCTAAAGATTATTCTCTCTCATTATTATTTCCTCTAGATTAGGGTTGTAGTGGAGATATCAAGGATAGGCACGGTTGTGGCACTGATTCAGTCTTTGAGCACTACGGTCACCCCGGTGTGTCAGCCAGAACACCACTTAAGGCCAAATTGTCGCAGAGTAGGAAAGAAGGAGCTTGAGGTTTGGTTTGAGGCACTTTATCGTCACAACTCAATTCCTGGGGCTGTAAAACAGTTGCATGCGTGTGGTTTTACATAACATCCCGCAGGAATCAGTGCACCCCCACCGgacaaacactgctcatccGACCTAAAACTGCCCACCTTACTAATCGAATGATGTCACCAGACGGTGGGCTGGCCCAAACTGATAGAAGATTGAATATTAAATGAACAGTAGATAAACTTATATAAACTTACGAACACCAATAGAATTATCCTATGAACTTTGGGGCCTTTTATACAAGGGTcagccaactccaggcctcaggggccggtgtcctgcaggttttagatctcaccctgggtcaacacacctgaatcaaatgattggttcattaccaggcctctggagaacttcaagacatgctgaggaggttatttagccatttaaatcagctgtgctaGATCAAGGACAAGGGTACACACATGTATATTTATATGGCTCTTTGAGAGGATATTGATTGACAGTAATGCATTCCCAAGTCCCTCCAACAGGACTTGAAATTGGTGTGAAATATAAGAGCTGcccaaaaacatgtaacttttAAGAATTTCATCACAGCGTGACACCACAGTTCTCAAAAAAGCTCACCACACCACCTTCTTCCTCGACACCGTCACATTCTGTGAGTATATGTTTAtaactctttttcttttcaaaacaaaaatgtgagtgtgtgtgaatctCCAATcatctcctggatgattgagaatgcatcaagatgtgagtgtgtgtggttcATTTAGGGGACATCTTTACATTTTAGAGTGAAAAAACAGCTTGACTTACATGCTTTTCAAATTCACACCGCATTAATTTAAGTATTCAACAAGTTAATTGATCTACACAGCACGGCCATTCTGTTATGGGGCTGCCCATCACATACTagctacttttggctgctccttTATTATCAATATAACATGCCTTGATGTGACTGTGGTCTGGCACTATTTACCTAAACCTGAATTAAATTATTCACAAGTCACTACAACAGGTATACTTGTATGTTTAATTTGGCGTATTTGATGCTCTTCCCGACACAGCTGtcaagggatttttttttcctcctcctggtacttaaaccactacactatagAGCCACAGCCTTCACATAATCCTCCTATACTGCTTAGAAAGAGTAAGTCTCTACCTTGACTCTCATGTCAGTGTCTGTGAGGACCATGTAGAACTCCTCGTAGGTCATGCCAAACTCTTTCGTCAACTCTGTGATCAGATCCTGGTTCACCAGGTCTTCCTGACTAAGGCCTTTCATAGGCTTGTCATTCCCTGGAGAAATAAAGGCGCATTAGACGGATTCAATATCTACTTTCCTACTTTAAACCACACACTTAAAATCCTGACAGGTGGTAGCTTGTCACCATCTTTTCCTGTCCCATTGTGCGAAGCATGAATTTTGTCTACTTACCTTCGACACCAAGTTGTCTCATCAGCTTTTCTAAACAAAACGTGGCTTGGCTCCCATTGTCCATGAATGCATAAGTCTCAATTAATTTATTGCCTTTCTTTAACTTAACCCACACAGGAACGATCGATAACACATGAATGTCTTTTCCGGCCCCTGTGGCTCCACAAATTCTGCCTGAAGTGTGTGTTTCATCACTTGTTGTGGGAATGATTGAGACATTTCTCTGGATGCAATCATCTGCCTTACTGTCCTCCTCCCTTGTCCAATGAAGCATACTTGGATGTCTCTTAGAGCAGTACTCACACAATGATCTTTTCTTACAGTCCTTACTCAGATGACCTTGTGTCAGACATGCAAAGCACAGACCCTTTGCTTTGAGGAACTCTAGTCTTTCTTTGTAAGGCTGGTTTCTGACCTTTTGACATTCTGCCAATGTATGCAGTTTTTCATAGTATATGCATGGTTTCTGGAAGGCATTGCTAGTGTGACAAGAAGCACTTTTATTAATTTCAGGTGACCTTTCATCTGCAGCTTGTGTTACACTTGTAACAAATGTGCTTCCCCTTTGCCTGGATGATCTAGTCATTCTCACATTTGCAGACAACTTTGCTTTATCTTCAGCATCCTTAATGTCACCAAACAAAGGATCTGCAGCTATTTTTGCTTGTCTGTTTATGAATCTGACCAGATCTGAGAACTTTGCTCCCCTTCCACTTGTTTCTTGAATGTCAAAAGCAGAGAGACTCCACATTTCTCTCATTTTGTATGGCAGTTTAGAGACAATAACTCTGAGGTTCGTGGGGATCTCCATTTCTCGGAGTTGACTGATGTCTTGCATTGCATTGTTACAACCGGTGAGAAACGGTGAATAGTTATGAAGAGCCTTTGCATCATCTGTTTTGATTTGTGGCCAATCAAATAAGAGGCCTGGACCTGTATCGATTATCGGCACTGGAGCTGTGAGTACAATTAGAACTGTGAAAACTAAATTGGTGAGCGTGTTTGCCACTAAATTTGCCCTGGATGTAGATGCAGAAACTCTTGCTCTGTATTTGAGAGAGAAACTCAAAAGAGATGTGACCTGTCAAAAAAT
Protein-coding sequences here:
- the LOC116317038 gene encoding coiled-coil domain-containing protein 80-like; the protein is MTYEEFYMVLTDTDMRVKQSYEVPIAMKAVFNYIDTFSSRIREMEQQKRDGVVCKKEDKPRSLKNFLSRFRWRRRLFIISAPNDKEWAYQQQLYALNSQACNLGNFSAGQLVNFSTVT